A region of Nocardia goodfellowii DNA encodes the following proteins:
- a CDS encoding DUF6011 domain-containing protein: MADTDDRPEVRLVAHCRRCHGWLVSAESVLAGIGPTCAIRERAEQRDAAARQPRELTLFDVAAA; encoded by the coding sequence ATGGCCGACACCGACGACAGACCCGAAGTCCGACTCGTCGCACACTGCCGCCGCTGTCACGGCTGGCTGGTGTCAGCGGAATCCGTGCTGGCCGGTATCGGGCCGACATGCGCGATCCGGGAACGCGCTGAGCAGCGCGACGCCGCAGCGCGACAGCCTCGCGAACTCACGCTGTTCGACGTCGCGGCCGCCTGA